The following are encoded in a window of Corythoichthys intestinalis isolate RoL2023-P3 chromosome 8, ASM3026506v1, whole genome shotgun sequence genomic DNA:
- the LOC130920374 gene encoding nuclear distribution protein nudE homolog 1-like isoform X2, protein MGESTTRSFATLQEELGFWKEQANTHQQRADEAQEELQEFQQMSRDYEAELEAELKQCEARNKELLQDNNRLRTELENIKEKFENQHTDTYKHISTLEDTLAETTAVKDHLQKYIRELEQSNDDLERTKRATIMSLEDFEQRMNHVIERNAFLESELDEKENLLESVQRLKDEARDLRQELAVRQKERRPSSSMGKDHDRPDLSCPSASNPMTPVTPSKPISSFGTPPTSSIRRGDGLTGTPLTTSARISALNIVGELLRKVGNLESKLASCRDFVYDTSGTRPALPLAPSSPCGLDSGADIQAISMSPPPQYDSLVKRLEFGPAPPRVVSQGGQSPQGGVKMLL, encoded by the exons ATGGGCGAGTCAACAACACGCAGTTTTGCGACATTACAAGAGGAGCTGGGCTTTTGGAAGGAACAGGCAAATACACACCAGCAGAG GGCAGATGAAGCTCAGGAGGAGCTGCAGGAGTTTCAACAGATGAGTCGGGATTATGAAGCAGAGCTGGAAGCTGAGCTGAAACAGTGTGAAGCTAGGAACAAGGAATTGCTGCAAGACAACAACAGACTCCGAACGGAACTGGAAAACATTAAG GAGAAATTTGAGAATCAACACACTGATACTTACAAGCACATCTCCACACTGGAGGACACTCTAGCAGAGACTACAGCAGTCAAAGACCACCTACAGAAATATATACGAGAGCTAGAACAATCCAATGATGACCTTGAGAGGACTAAAAG GGCTACCATTATGTCTCTGGAGGACTTTGAACAGAGGATGAACCATGTCATTGAAAGGAATGCTTTTCTTGAAAGTGAGCTGGATGAAAAGGAGAACTTGCTTGAGTCTGTCCAGAGGCTCAAAGATGAAGCCAGAG ATCTCCGGCAGGAGCTGGCAGTGCGTCAGAAGGAAAGGCGACCCTCCAGCAGCATGGGCAAAGACCACGATCGGCCAGACTTGTCGTGCCCTTCCGCTAGTAACCCAATGACCCCTGTTACCCCGTCCAAGCCAATCAGTTCGTTTGGCACACCGCCTACTTCCAGCATTCGGCGAG GTGATGGTCTCACAGGTACTCCTCTCACAACGTCTGCAAGAATATCTGCATTGAACATTGTTGGGGAGCTACTGAGAAAAGTTGGG AACCTGGAGTCCAAGCTGGCGTCATGTAGAGATTTTGTGTATGACACATCGGGAACCCGGCCTGCGCTGCCCCTCGCCCCTTCTAGTCCATGTGGTCTCGATAGTGGGGCTGACATCCAAGCTATCAGCATGAGCCCTCCTCCACAGTATGACAG TTTAGTAAAGCGGCTAGAATTTGGACCAGCACCTCCACGAGTCGTATCTCAAGGCGGTCAATCTCCACAGGGAGGAGTCAAGATGCTATTGTGA
- the LOC130920374 gene encoding nuclear distribution protein nudE homolog 1-like isoform X1, whose product MGESTTRSFATLQEELGFWKEQANTHQQRADEAQEELQEFQQMSRDYEAELEAELKQCEARNKELLQDNNRLRTELENIKEKFENQHTDTYKHISTLEDTLAETTAVKDHLQKYIRELEQSNDDLERTKRATIMSLEDFEQRMNHVIERNAFLESELDEKENLLESVQRLKDEARDLRQELAVRQKERRPSSSMGKDHDRPDLSCPSASNPMTPVTPSKPISSFGTPPTSSIRRGDGLTGTPLTTSARISALNIVGELLRKVGNLESKLASCRDFVYDTSGTRPALPLAPSSPCGLDSGADIQAISMSPPPQYDSLVKRLEFGPAPPRVVSQGGQSPQGGVKMLLKLQEQQ is encoded by the exons ATGGGCGAGTCAACAACACGCAGTTTTGCGACATTACAAGAGGAGCTGGGCTTTTGGAAGGAACAGGCAAATACACACCAGCAGAG GGCAGATGAAGCTCAGGAGGAGCTGCAGGAGTTTCAACAGATGAGTCGGGATTATGAAGCAGAGCTGGAAGCTGAGCTGAAACAGTGTGAAGCTAGGAACAAGGAATTGCTGCAAGACAACAACAGACTCCGAACGGAACTGGAAAACATTAAG GAGAAATTTGAGAATCAACACACTGATACTTACAAGCACATCTCCACACTGGAGGACACTCTAGCAGAGACTACAGCAGTCAAAGACCACCTACAGAAATATATACGAGAGCTAGAACAATCCAATGATGACCTTGAGAGGACTAAAAG GGCTACCATTATGTCTCTGGAGGACTTTGAACAGAGGATGAACCATGTCATTGAAAGGAATGCTTTTCTTGAAAGTGAGCTGGATGAAAAGGAGAACTTGCTTGAGTCTGTCCAGAGGCTCAAAGATGAAGCCAGAG ATCTCCGGCAGGAGCTGGCAGTGCGTCAGAAGGAAAGGCGACCCTCCAGCAGCATGGGCAAAGACCACGATCGGCCAGACTTGTCGTGCCCTTCCGCTAGTAACCCAATGACCCCTGTTACCCCGTCCAAGCCAATCAGTTCGTTTGGCACACCGCCTACTTCCAGCATTCGGCGAG GTGATGGTCTCACAGGTACTCCTCTCACAACGTCTGCAAGAATATCTGCATTGAACATTGTTGGGGAGCTACTGAGAAAAGTTGGG AACCTGGAGTCCAAGCTGGCGTCATGTAGAGATTTTGTGTATGACACATCGGGAACCCGGCCTGCGCTGCCCCTCGCCCCTTCTAGTCCATGTGGTCTCGATAGTGGGGCTGACATCCAAGCTATCAGCATGAGCCCTCCTCCACAGTATGACAG TTTAGTAAAGCGGCTAGAATTTGGACCAGCACCTCCACGAGTCGTATCTCAAGGCGGTCAATCTCCACAGGGAGGAGTCAAGATGCTATT